From one Lycium ferocissimum isolate CSIRO_LF1 chromosome 7, AGI_CSIRO_Lferr_CH_V1, whole genome shotgun sequence genomic stretch:
- the LOC132064557 gene encoding uncharacterized protein LOC132064557, with the protein MAQPSKEPCKKQACDIQACLSKNNFLSQRCVKVIEALKYCCEQCEYKSTHCASVSGLLKQIQKK; encoded by the exons ATGGCACAGCCGAGTAAAGAGCCATGTAAGAAACAGGCTTGTGATATTCAGGCTTGTCTTTCCAAGAACAATTTCCTTTCTCAAAG GTGTGTAAAGGTCATCGAAGCATTGAAATATTGTTGTGAGCAATGTGAATACAAGTCAACACATTGTGCTTCTGTATCTGGTCTGCTAAAgcaaatacagaaaaaatag
- the LOC132064558 gene encoding nifU-like protein 2, chloroplastic, which produces MQSAMILNPPTCSYISRTFQTLDSSSSCSPSSSSTTTLFLPPPPLKISGFFGTRVSRRNSSSRSLRRASQYQVVKAVATPDSAVELPLTAENIESVLDEIRPYLISDGGNVALHEIDGNVVKLKLQGACGSCPSSVTTMKLGIERRLMEKIPEIVAVEAVPDEETGLELNEENIEKVLEEIRPYLVGAAGGSLELVAIEEPIVKVRITGPAAGVMTVRVAVTQKLREKIPAIAAVQLLHSRMCRASIFLGHHSRNWSTIDSLCATSYATMPVKETVHFTLYSCAAFNFSIYMFYIVLFE; this is translated from the exons ATGCAATCAGCCATGATATTGAATCCTCCAACTTGTTCATACatttctagaaccttccaaaccctagattcttcatcttcatgctcgccttcttcttcttctacaaCCACTCTctttcttcctcctcctcctctcaAG ATTTCAGGTTTCTTTGGAACTCGAGTTTCCAGGCGTAATTCATCATCGCGCTCCCTGCGTAGAGCTTCACAGTATCAAG TTGTAAAGGCGGTTGCAACTCCAGATTCAGCAGTAGAGTTGCCGCTTACTGCAGAAAACATTGAGAGTGTGCTGGATGAAATTCGACCATATCTGATTTCAGATGGAGGAAATGTTGCACTGCATGAAATTGATGGCAACGTTGTTAAGCTAAAACTACAAGGAGCGTGTGGCTCTTGCCCAAGTTCTGTCACGACAATGAAATTGGGAATTGAGCGTCGTTTGATGGAAAAGATACCAGAAATTGTTGCGGTTGAAGCAGTACCAGATGAAGAAACTGGTCTTGAGCTTAACGAAGAAAACATAGAGAAG GTTCTTGAAGAGATAAGGCCATATCTCGTTGGGGCAGCTGGTGGAAGTTTGGAGCTTGTGGCAATTGAGGAGCCAATTGTTAAAGTCCGAATCACAGGTCCTGCAGCCGGTGTAATGACTGTTCGCGTGGCTGTAACTCAGAAACTGAGGGAAAAGATCCCAGCAATAGCAGCAGTTCAACTCTTACACAGTAGAATGTGTCGCGCATCTATCTTTCTTGGACATCATAGTAGAAATTGGAGCACGATTGACTCACTTTGCGCCACTTCATACGCTACCATGCCTGTAAAAGAAACAGTACACTTTACTTTGTACAGTTGTGCTGCATTTAATTTTTCAATCTATATGTTCTATATTGTATTATTTGAATAG